The Candidatus Methanoperedens sp. sequence ATGATTGAATATATAAAGAGACTCGGAGTGGCAATAGACAAAAAACTGGCTACGATTCTTCTTTTTGCGATCAGAGACAAAACCAAGACACTGACAACCAACTTCATGCATGATGACATCGAAGCATACTGGTTTATCCATAAATATGTGGATGTGGAGTTACTATTGAGCCTCGAGCATCCCTCGGTCAGGCTTGAAACCTTCACTGATTTATCCCGTGCAATCGATAATAAAATGATAAAAGGAGCTTATCTTTTTACAACAGTGGGTTATGTAAAAGACCCCTCTACCATTCCCAAGGTATGCAGGTACCTGCTGGATATTGAAGGGGTTTCAACCGCTCTTGTGTTTGCTGTGGATTCAGCGAAAATCCATATCTATGCAGAGTCTGAGAATATGGAACTTAAATATGAAAAATATCCTCAGGAAAGCATTCGAGGACTGGGGTGAAGTAACAGGCGGACCTTTCCATGCAAGCATCTCAATATCTCTTGGCATATTTGGTATTGTCGCGGAGGATGAAAAATCAAGAAACCTGCTTCTAAAATCTATCACCGATTCCATATCTTCAAGATATTTCTATGCTCTCGAAGCCGAATAGACCCTGCCGTGCGAGCAGCGAACGCAGACACCCTCTTTTGCAAGGCATCGTGAACATACAGGACTTCCGCACAGCATGCATGTGAATAGCTTTCCCGGACGTCCACAGATACTGCAAACTCCCGTTACCTCCATTCTATCACTCCATACAATTAACTTTTGTTACGATGCCTGATATGGAACGAAGTATTCTTCGATCATCCATGCTTCAAGCGCTTCAGATTCTTTTTTTCCCCCGGTTTTTATCAATACATCTCGCTTTTGGTGGATTTCTGATATTTTCTTATTCATTTATATCTATGGCATCCTCTCAGGATGACAGTCTCCAATTATGATGGAGTCTTATAAGCATTTAAAGTTATCGATTTCGTCGCTGTGGGAGCCAGACACCTGTACAGGTTAAAGCGTACCAGACTTTTAGCCTTGGTATTCACATAAAGTCCGCCAGCCCCTTCTGCTTTACCTTATCGCTCTCAAACAGCGAACTCATCTCAAGCTCAAGCAGCTCCAGCCGCTGCTTCGTATAATGCCTCACATTGTACTCATCCGCTATGCGAAGTGAGGTCTCAAGGTACTTCCTCACAGAACCTTCATGCACCGTAAGCACGATATTCCCGCCGCACTTCGGGCAGCTTCCGCGCAGCGGCGGGCGTCTGTACTTGGCATTGCACTTCGTACACCTCACCTTCTGCTTTGAGAACGAGCGCAAATTTCCGATAAGGTCGGGCAGGAAATGCGAGTTTATAATCCTCTCTGCAACATCCTGAGCATCCACAGCCTTTATTTTCCTTGCAAGCGCAAGCTGCGCATCCATTTTATCTATCATGCTCCCGAGCGTCTTGTATGCGCTGTTCCTGGGCCCGGCTGCGATATCCGCTGTGTCATGGGTGAAGCCGAAGCCCTCATACTGCGCTGGCTTGCCAAGCCTTCCGCTAACGGTATCCATGAGCTCCACGATATCCTTGGGGTTTTTGTATCCGAGCGTGGCTTCATAGAACTCAAGCGGATACCTGAAAAGGACATCTATATTATGCGCCTCCTTGTCGATTTCGTTGGGGTCTATGCGCGTGGTCAGCACAAGAGGCGCGTCCATCTGTCCCCCGCGCTTATCGGGAAGGTACGAGCGCGAGAAATTCAAAAGACCGTCCATCAACAGCATCACGCAGTCCTCGTCACCATCGCAATTGCGGCGCTTTGCGGCATGAAAGTAGGGATGGGCATAGCCCACGGATGCATTGGTGAACCCGATCAGGCGCCCCAGTACGCCAGCCGAGGTATGAGGAGCAAGACCGATTACCAGTTCTCCTATAAGACCGTCTGCGCTGTTTGTATTGTAATATGGGCTTACTCTATAGTATTTTATCAGAAGGTCGTCGATGAACCTTGCGGTCTTTAACAGGTATTCGGCGCAGTCCTTTGAGACCACAATGTCCTGCACCTTGAGTTCAAGTATTTGATTTTCTTCGGTTAGCGGTTTTCCATATATATCACTCACATATCCCAGTTCTTTTAATTTTTCCACATCAGCGCCTATCTCTTTTGGCTTGATATGGGTAAGAGGCAGGTCAGAGAGGTCGTATCTCACCGTTCCGTCCTTGAACATCACGATATCATGTTTTGCGCGCAGAATGCCTTTTTCCAGGGGCTCAGGCGTTTTGTTTTTTGACATGAGACCGAGCACACCTTTTATTGATTCAAAGTTATCCCTCTCGCCCACGTTATTCAGGGCAAGCTGGTATTCTGATTTGAAATCTATCTCCATCTCGGTGACAGACGAGGTCTCTTTTTTGCATTTTGGGCATAAACGTGTCTTTACCTCGATCCCGCAGGATTTGCATTTAAGCACAGGTTGCGTGAATTTACCGCACGTGCACCTGTTCTTGAAAGTCCTTGTTTTACACGATGGGCAGATTCGCTCTCCTACCTGGACTTTTATTGTCCCGATCTTTTCTTTCTGGAAAGATAGCCCGGCTCTCAAATCTGTACTTTTCTCCCCACCGTTGTCGTTGTCAATATATTCTTTTGCGCTTTTCAGAGAACGCTTTCTTCCTCCAGCGTCACCGATAGGGAAAAGCACATGCGGCGCAGGTTTCATTTCGCGCTTATCCGATTTTTCAGGTCTTCCCATCCTGCCGCCGATTCTGATTGGAGCGCGGCTTCGAATAGTTATTCCGCTGATTTTTGAGACTGTATCCATGATAGTGGGCTCAAGCCCTGTCCAATTCTTTTTCAGATTGGAGTCAAGCCCAAGACATCTCATTAGAGGGAGCGGCTCTTCGATGTGGATTTGCCCCTCACGTACGATATGGGGCACAAGAAGGGTTTCAAGGATGTTTTTTATTTTATCATCGAGCGGGAATGAAAGCTTTTCGCCATATATACCGTTCTTCTGGATATATTCAGCCAATGCTGTATACTCATCAAGAGAAATATCATGCCAGAGATATGTGTATTTTGGATGAAGCGGCACTTTATGGGTATCCGATAACGAGAGTGCTGTTTTTTGATCCGGGTTTTTGAGTTCAGGTGACTCCTTTATAGAAGTTTTTGCGGCAAGTTCCTGTACCCACCATTCGTAGCAGTATGAAGAAGGCACAAGGGGATGATTGTTCTCAAGAAAATCCCCGTAATTTATTAAAATCTCACCGATATCGAGAATCTTCTGTACAGATGGTCTTATCCTGAGAGCTTCGATGGCAGTATCCGCCCTCAGAACATCACCGTTGAATAAACGTACCGTAGGTCCCTCGATGGTATCCACAGGCGCTATACCGGCGGCTTTTCCCGGGCGCTCAACCTTGATCTGGGTACCAGCCGCTATGAAATCATCCATCAACACCATCGTTGCAGGACTGATACCAGCCGCGGCAAAACTCGTGTTCCTGCTTCTGCCGTACCTGAGCCTGAATCCCCCGGGTCGTGAAGGATAGGAAAAAACAGGTCTGCCTGCGATTAAATCCTGCAGGTATTTGTCCTTTGGTTTTAGCTGCGCTGAAGCGTCATCGCTTTTAACGGTAACATTGAATTTATCAAGCCACTCCCAGCCGCCAAGCCTGAGTTTATCCACGTGTTTTTTCACCTTCGGGGCCTTGAGCGCAATGCCTTCTGCTATGACAAGCGCCATGCCGCCGCGTATTCTGTTCGTTTCGATGCGCGCAAGATCGCGCCGCCCCTCTACCTCTGCCTCCTCCGTGGGCTCGCCGTCGATGCAGATGGGGCAATTTTTCACGATGAGGCGTATTTCGTCTTCGGTTGGAAGGTACTGGAGATTGGCAACCCGCCTGTATGCGGTGATCTCTTCAACGTACCGCTCAATTTCTTCAGGTCTTGGTATAAAACGTGCAATACCGAGGTTTGCACGCACATAATCCGCAGCAAGTACGGATAATGCCTGCGCTGTACCGCCGGCACTTCTTATGGGTCCGGCATAATAAATCCTGATGTAATCCGAGCCGTCATCGTTTTTTGCAAGGTCGATCCTGGCAATCCCTTCTATCGGTGCCGCCACAACTCCTTCGGTGAGAACAGCCATTGCCACCCTTATAGCAGCCTCGATGGCATCTTTTTTGGATTCAAAGTGTACAATTTCATCTTTAGCCACAGCAAGAGCAAGCTGCAGGGCAGCCTCTTCGCGTCCCATGGTGGTCTCAAGTTCACGAAGCCTTTTCGCAACACCCTCGATGGCAAGGAGTTTTTCAACCCTGTCCGCCAGGTCTTTTGCTATTGGTATTTCCACATTCGGAGAAGGGTCGGCGCCGTTTGCGCGCGCGCGGTTTGCGAG is a genomic window containing:
- a CDS encoding DNA polymerase II large subunit, encoding MKFAASDAMLGYFNGLEIELGRAIDLANRARANGADPSPNVEIPIAKDLADRVEKLLAIEGVAKRLRELETTMGREEAALQLALAVAKDEIVHFESKKDAIEAAIRVAMAVLTEGVVAAPIEGIARIDLAKNDDGSDYIRIYYAGPIRSAGGTAQALSVLAADYVRANLGIARFIPRPEEIERYVEEITAYRRVANLQYLPTEDEIRLIVKNCPICIDGEPTEEAEVEGRRDLARIETNRIRGGMALVIAEGIALKAPKVKKHVDKLRLGGWEWLDKFNVTVKSDDASAQLKPKDKYLQDLIAGRPVFSYPSRPGGFRLRYGRSRNTSFAAAGISPATMVLMDDFIAAGTQIKVERPGKAAGIAPVDTIEGPTVRLFNGDVLRADTAIEALRIRPSVQKILDIGEILINYGDFLENNHPLVPSSYCYEWWVQELAAKTSIKESPELKNPDQKTALSLSDTHKVPLHPKYTYLWHDISLDEYTALAEYIQKNGIYGEKLSFPLDDKIKNILETLLVPHIVREGQIHIEEPLPLMRCLGLDSNLKKNWTGLEPTIMDTVSKISGITIRSRAPIRIGGRMGRPEKSDKREMKPAPHVLFPIGDAGGRKRSLKSAKEYIDNDNGGEKSTDLRAGLSFQKEKIGTIKVQVGERICPSCKTRTFKNRCTCGKFTQPVLKCKSCGIEVKTRLCPKCKKETSSVTEMEIDFKSEYQLALNNVGERDNFESIKGVLGLMSKNKTPEPLEKGILRAKHDIVMFKDGTVRYDLSDLPLTHIKPKEIGADVEKLKELGYVSDIYGKPLTEENQILELKVQDIVVSKDCAEYLLKTARFIDDLLIKYYRVSPYYNTNSADGLIGELVIGLAPHTSAGVLGRLIGFTNASVGYAHPYFHAAKRRNCDGDEDCVMLLMDGLLNFSRSYLPDKRGGQMDAPLVLTTRIDPNEIDKEAHNIDVLFRYPLEFYEATLGYKNPKDIVELMDTVSGRLGKPAQYEGFGFTHDTADIAAGPRNSAYKTLGSMIDKMDAQLALARKIKAVDAQDVAERIINSHFLPDLIGNLRSFSKQKVRCTKCNAKYRRPPLRGSCPKCGGNIVLTVHEGSVRKYLETSLRIADEYNVRHYTKQRLELLELEMSSLFESDKVKQKGLADFM